In Cynocephalus volans isolate mCynVol1 chromosome 16, mCynVol1.pri, whole genome shotgun sequence, the following proteins share a genomic window:
- the LOC134364951 gene encoding large ribosomal subunit protein uL22-like: MVRYSLDPENPTKSCKSRGSNLRVHFKNICETAQAIKGMHIRKATKYLKDVTLWKQCVPFRHYNAGVGRCAQAKGWGWTQDRWLKKSAEFLLHMLKNAESNAELKGLDVDSLVIDHIQVDKAPKMRHLTYRTHGRINPYMSSPCHIEMILTEKEQIAPKPEEEVAQKKKISQKKLKKQKLMA; this comes from the coding sequence ATGGTTCGCTATTCGCTTGACCCAGAAAACCCCACAAAATCATGCAAATCAAGAGGTTCAAATCTTCGTGTTCACTTTAAGAACATCTGTGAAACTGCTCAGGCCATCAAGGGTATGCATATCCGTAAAGCCACCAAGTATCTGAAGGATGTCACCTTATGGAAGCAATGTGTACCATTCAGGCATTACAATGCTGGAGTTGGTAGGTGTGCCCAGGCCAAAGGGTGGGGTTGGACACAGGATCGGTGGCTCAAAAAGAGTGCTGAATTTTTGCTGCACATGCTTAAAAATGCAGAGAGTAATGCTGAACTTAAGGGTTTAGATGTAGATTCTCTGGTGATTGACCATATCCAGGTGGATAAAGCACCCAAGATGCGCCACCTTACTTATAGAACTCATGGTCGGATTAACCCATACATGAGCTCCCCCTGCCACATTGAGATGATTCTTACTGAAAAGGAACAAATTGCTCCCAAACCAGAAGAGGAGGttgcacagaagaaaaagatatcccagaagaaactgaagaaacaaaaacttatggCGTGA